A region from the Ptychodera flava strain L36383 chromosome 10, AS_Pfla_20210202, whole genome shotgun sequence genome encodes:
- the LOC139141882 gene encoding adhesion G-protein coupled receptor G6-like — protein sequence MPACTSKSHANRKDHLKHLANITTPQEYLKTVAEQLTNLTFEADSFDETDLALSVSVVTNILESGTNGIEVAVAEDVLQSVDNLLNVDHDVLVASQTNEKAATRLIESVEKLSLIVNFVDDSMDSGNQSVTIETASIVMALAEIDFESFAGLNFWVSSDKIELSRQAETDDVIAETKSSIHVPISLLDGLEPDERSQVNRVQFVVHKLNTFFKAVDMNRTNAGFNPVIAASIGELKITNLRDPVIIRIPRNNQVVNSTLFNVSCAFWDFRLGDGAGAWSVEGCEVPSNATDGQGAESNATVCECNHLTNFALLLNIYDNDIDKTNQRALSIISYIGCGISLLALAFTLVCVIVYRKKKNKATKLLISLCSALSMALLMFLIGALFVDLGPRIPGICATIAVLQHYFLLAVLLWMALEATYLYLKLVKVFEKYIKNFMVKFSLIGWGVPLIIVIIVLAVDVNNYGYKYNDRICWLSQYAFYGAFLVPFGIVLIYNSVIFCLVIHQICGLNSRAMTKSERFSIQAQLKAAIGLMALLGLTWTFAIFAISEASLVFMYLFAIFNSLQGLFIFVFHCALKTDIQNGWKRTFCGQEKAPYESKESNKTSSNGIFSTAHKYQVKDRDGKTVLNSDSTTTT from the exons ATGCCAGCTTGCACTTCGAAGAGTCACGCAAATCGAAAAGACCACCTCAAACATTTAGCCAACATCACTACTCCACAAG AATACCTTAAGACGGTTGCCGAACAACTGACCAACCTCACCTTTGAAGCGGACAGTTTTGACGAGACAGACTTGGCGCTCTCCGTTAGTGTAGTTACTAATATTTTAGAGAGTGGAACAAATGGAATTGAAGTCGCAGTAGCTGAAGATGTACTGCAAAGTGTCGATAATTTGTTGAACGTAGATCATGATGTGTTGGTTGCTAGTCAGACAAATGAGAAAGCTGCTACAAG ACTCATTGAATCTGTGGAGAAACTGTCTTTGATTGTAAACTTTGTTGATGATTCGATGGATTCTGGAAACCAGTCTGTCACGATAGAAACAGCAAGCATTGTCATGGCACTTGCAGAAATAGATTTCGAATCGTTCGCTGGACTTAATTTTTGGGTCTCTTCGGACAAA ATTGAGCTTTCTAGACAGGCTgaaactgatgacgtcatcgCGGAGACTAAATCATCCATTCACGTACCGATATCATTGCTTGATGGATTAGAACCAGACGAACGATCTCAGGTCAATCGAGTACAATTTGTCGTTCATAAATTAAATACTTTCTTTAAG GCTGTTGACATGAACCGTACGAATGCTGGATTTAACCCTGTCATCGCAGCCAGTATTGGGGAGCTGAAAATCACCAACTTAAGGGACCCTGTTATAATACGCATACCACGTAACAACCAG GTTGTCAACTCTACCCTTTTTAATGTCAGTTGTGCTTTTTGGGATTTTAGACTTGGAG ATGGCGCTGGTGCTTGGTCTGTAGAAGGCTGTGAGGTTCCATCGAATGCTACAGATGGCCAAGGAGCTGAAAGTAACGCTACAGTTTGTGAATGCAATCATCTGACGAACTTTGCTCTTCTTCTG aaTATCTATGATAATGACATCGACAAAACCAATCAGAGAGCGCTATCGATAATTTCCTACATTGGTTGTGGAATATCTTTGCTTGCGTTGGCTTTTACACTCGTCTGTGTCATCGTCTACAG gaaaaagaaaaacaaagctACCAAACTCCTCATCAGTTTATGTTCAGCCCTCTCCATGGCGTTGTTGATGTTCCTGATTGGTGCATTGTTTgttgaccttggaccgagaatACCTGGTATTTGTGCCACCATTGCTGTTTTACAACATTATTTCCTATTGGCTGTCTTGCTGTGGATGGCACTGGAAGCAACGTATCTGTATCTGAAATTGGTCAAAGTTTTTGAGAAGTACATCAAGAATTTCATGGTCAAGTTCAGCCTGATTGGTTGGG GTGTTCCCCTTATCATCGTGATTATTGTTCTGGCTGTGGATGTTAACAACTATGGATACAAATATAACGACAGGAT TTGCTGGTTGTCACAGTACGCCTTTTACGGTGCATTTTTGGTTCCCTTCGGCATCGTTCTCATCTACAACAGTGTCATCTTCTGTCTTGTCATCCACCAAATATGTGGACTCAACTCAAGGGCGATGACTAAGAGTGAAAGATTCAGTATTCAAGCACAGTTAAAGGCGGCTATCGGGTTGATGGCATTGCTGGGTCTGACCTGGACATTCGCCATATTTGCTATCAGTGAAGCCAGCCTCGTTTTCATGTATCTATTCGCAATATTCAACAGTCTTCAGGGATTGTTCATATTCGTATTCCACTGCGCGTTGAAGACAGACATCCAAAATGGTTGGAAAAGGACTTTCTGTGGACAAGAGAAAGCTCCTTACGAATCAAAGG AGAGTAATAAGACGTCTTCTAACGGCATATTTAGCACTGCACATAAATATCAAGTGAAAGACAGGGACGGTAAAACCGTCCTGAACTCTG attctaCGACGACCACATGA